The following are encoded in a window of Solibacillus sp. FSL R7-0668 genomic DNA:
- the ccpA gene encoding catabolite control protein A yields the protein MTVTIYDVAREANVSMATVSRVVNGNQNVKPATRKKVLEVIERLEYRPNAVARGLASKKTTSVGVIIPDISNNLNAELARGIEDIATMYRYNIILANSDQNEEKELSLLDTMLGKQVDGIVMMSEEVTESIQRAIEACPVPIVLAGSTCETEAIASVNIEYYNAAKEAVQRFIDNGHSRIAFVSGPLQYTVNGQHKLVAYKDALAQAGIELDEALIVEGDGSYDDGLESWATLATLETPPTAIFVGNDELAIGLVHGIQDSGKSVPDDVEIISFENSKLARMVRPQLTSVVLPLYDIGAVAMRLLTKFMNKEETDEQHVILPYRLEQRDSSK from the coding sequence TTGACTGTCACAATTTACGATGTTGCACGCGAGGCAAATGTTTCGATGGCGACTGTATCACGCGTAGTAAATGGAAATCAAAATGTTAAGCCAGCAACTAGAAAAAAAGTATTGGAAGTTATTGAACGACTTGAATATCGTCCAAATGCGGTTGCACGTGGGCTAGCAAGTAAAAAAACAACATCAGTCGGAGTCATCATCCCTGATATTTCAAATAATTTAAATGCGGAGCTTGCGCGCGGCATTGAAGATATTGCGACAATGTATCGCTATAATATTATTTTGGCCAATTCAGACCAAAACGAAGAAAAAGAGCTGTCATTACTTGATACAATGCTTGGTAAACAAGTAGATGGCATTGTCATGATGAGTGAAGAAGTTACGGAAAGTATTCAGCGTGCAATTGAAGCATGTCCAGTTCCTATTGTACTCGCTGGTTCAACCTGTGAAACAGAAGCCATTGCATCGGTGAATATTGAGTATTACAATGCAGCAAAAGAAGCCGTTCAACGATTCATTGATAACGGCCATTCACGTATCGCTTTTGTATCGGGTCCGTTGCAATATACGGTAAACGGTCAGCATAAATTAGTTGCGTATAAGGATGCATTGGCACAAGCGGGAATCGAGCTAGATGAAGCGTTAATTGTGGAGGGCGATGGTTCTTATGATGACGGCTTAGAAAGCTGGGCTACATTAGCTACACTTGAGACGCCACCGACAGCGATTTTTGTCGGCAATGATGAATTAGCGATTGGTTTAGTTCATGGTATTCAAGATAGCGGAAAATCGGTGCCAGATGATGTAGAAATCATCAGCTTTGAAAATTCAAAATTAGCTCGAATGGTACGTCCCCAACTGACAAGTGTCGTACTGCCGCTCTATGATATTGGCGCGGTTGCAATGCGACTCTTGACGAAATTTATGAACAAAGAAGAAACTGATGAACAGCATGTTATCTTACCTTATCGTTTGGAACAACGTGATTCCAGTAAATAA
- a CDS encoding bifunctional 3-deoxy-7-phosphoheptulonate synthase/chorismate mutase: MSQQDLESLRSQIDSLNLDILRLINERAAVVEEIGKIKEKQGVNRYDPLRERHMLDLIQKHNNGPLNQMTVDYIFKQIFKTALKQLEAEKKKELLVSRKKKSEDTVINVNGELIGSGTPSFVFGPCAVESYEQVAAVAATIQEKGLKLIRGGAYKPRTSPYDFQGLGLDGLKILKEVSKEYGLGVITEIVTPSDLDHALDYIDVIQIGARNMQNFELLKAAGATNKPVLLKRGLAATIDEFIHAAEYIMSKGNENIILCERGIRTYEKATRNTLDISAVPILKQETHLPVMVDVTHSTGRRDLLLPCAKAAIAIGADGVMAEVHPDPSVALSDQQQQMDIPTFNAFYDEILKFMKQYEVSK, from the coding sequence ATGAGTCAACAAGATTTAGAAAGCTTACGTAGTCAAATTGACAGCTTGAACTTGGATATTTTACGTTTAATTAACGAGCGTGCTGCTGTCGTGGAGGAAATTGGTAAAATCAAAGAAAAACAAGGCGTAAATCGTTATGATCCGTTACGTGAGCGTCATATGCTGGATTTAATCCAAAAGCATAACAATGGGCCATTAAACCAAATGACGGTTGATTATATCTTTAAGCAAATCTTCAAAACGGCTTTAAAACAACTTGAAGCAGAAAAGAAAAAAGAATTACTTGTTTCACGTAAGAAAAAGTCAGAAGATACTGTCATTAATGTCAACGGCGAACTCATTGGTTCAGGGACACCTTCTTTTGTATTCGGACCATGTGCGGTTGAATCCTACGAGCAAGTTGCAGCAGTTGCCGCTACAATTCAAGAAAAAGGCTTAAAGTTAATTCGCGGTGGTGCATACAAGCCACGTACATCTCCATATGATTTCCAAGGATTAGGATTAGATGGCTTAAAAATCCTAAAAGAGGTTTCGAAAGAATATGGCTTAGGTGTCATTACTGAAATCGTAACACCATCGGATTTAGACCATGCTTTAGATTATATTGATGTAATCCAAATTGGCGCACGTAATATGCAAAACTTTGAATTATTAAAAGCTGCAGGTGCAACGAACAAACCAGTATTATTAAAACGTGGTTTAGCGGCAACGATTGACGAGTTCATTCACGCTGCAGAGTACATCATGTCTAAAGGAAATGAAAACATCATCCTTTGTGAGCGCGGTATTCGTACGTACGAAAAAGCAACACGTAACACATTAGATATTTCAGCTGTACCAATTTTAAAACAAGAAACGCATTTACCAGTAATGGTAGACGTAACACACTCTACAGGTCGTCGTGATTTATTATTACCATGTGCTAAAGCGGCAATCGCAATTGGTGCAGACGGTGTCATGGCAGAAGTGCATCCAGACCCATCTGTTGCTTTATCAGATCAACAACAGCAAATGGACATCCCAACATTCAATGCGTTCTACGATGAAATTTTAAAATTCATGAAGCAATACGAAGTGTCAAAATAA
- a CDS encoding MarR family winged helix-turn-helix transcriptional regulator yields MNNENIVQFTKKFQYPIGISPILVLLELRDHGQLKQVELADRLGYTKGAMTSIANKLVTNQLVERVFDESDRRTIRLSITEKGKQALNEANEIGKGIYLDLFSALTPEEVQMYLALQQKILNRHD; encoded by the coding sequence ATGAATAATGAAAACATTGTCCAATTTACTAAAAAATTCCAATATCCAATCGGTATCTCTCCCATTTTAGTCTTACTAGAATTACGAGATCATGGACAGCTGAAGCAAGTAGAATTAGCGGATCGTTTAGGCTACACAAAAGGTGCTATGACAAGTATTGCGAATAAGCTTGTTACGAATCAATTAGTGGAGCGTGTATTTGACGAAAGCGACCGTCGTACGATTCGCTTGTCCATCACAGAAAAAGGAAAACAGGCTTTAAATGAAGCAAACGAAATAGGAAAAGGTATCTATTTAGATTTGTTTTCAGCATTAACACCTGAAGAGGTTCAAATGTATTTAGCTTTACAACAAAAGATACTTAATCGACATGACTAA
- the pilM gene encoding pilus assembly protein PilM — translation MTNKLFALDIGTRSVVGIILEQQEDLYHVSDIIVKEHKERAMVDGQIHNVLYVAELIKEIKAELEQTHGHLQKVSVAAAGRALKTEQASVTISIKNRPIFTEEDINRLELQAVQQAQQQLLQQKEDAKNNHYYCVGYSVLHFRLDGEEIGSLLDQQGDEATVEVIATFLPRVVVESLLAALKRADLEMEALTLEPIAAINVLIPPTMRRLNVALVDIGAGTSDIAITDKSTVVAYGMVPTAGDEITEALSDHYLLDFPIAETAKRQMQTNDEILIQDILGFDQYFPREEVLQAIYPAIENLAKSIGEEILRLNNKEAPKAVMLVGGGSLTPNLTEELCKILNLPANRVAVRDVNAISNLTRAEHILATPELVTPIGIAIAAQKAPVHYMSLTVNEQVVRLFELKDMTVGDAFLAANIRAKQLYGKPGHGLSITVNGQSVFVPGEHGQAAQILVNGEPASTKSQIKSGDQIELIPGHDGADAKVTVREIIDGATVKSVTIQETLYKIEPKVYVNGNIVNLDTALTDRDVIVIESIETIEDAFKHTNNLKHLQQFNAYCVHIDGKPLYLPEFSSQLMINNKLGKINYPVQNGDVITFNQTILPTADQVAAHLNVLLEEKVVVTFQNEQVELVKQAREFFVNGQVVQGISTVPNGATIKILEKDTSKWIYQDVFRFSTWQLPTTFKGSFTILRNGQPSMFDAEIFGGDRLEIVLSEQTVLQ, via the coding sequence ATGACCAATAAATTATTTGCTCTTGATATCGGTACTCGTTCAGTTGTAGGGATTATTCTTGAACAACAGGAAGACCTATACCATGTTTCCGATATTATAGTAAAAGAGCATAAAGAACGAGCAATGGTTGACGGCCAAATACATAATGTTTTATACGTAGCGGAACTTATCAAAGAAATTAAAGCCGAATTAGAGCAGACGCATGGGCATTTACAAAAAGTAAGCGTAGCCGCTGCTGGTCGTGCTTTAAAAACAGAGCAAGCAAGCGTTACCATTTCTATAAAAAATCGTCCTATTTTTACCGAGGAAGATATTAACCGCTTAGAGCTTCAAGCCGTTCAGCAAGCTCAGCAACAGCTGCTTCAACAAAAAGAAGATGCCAAAAACAATCATTACTATTGTGTCGGTTATTCCGTATTACATTTCCGTCTCGATGGTGAAGAAATTGGTAGCCTGCTTGACCAACAAGGTGATGAAGCAACAGTTGAAGTAATCGCTACCTTCTTACCACGTGTCGTTGTCGAATCGTTACTTGCTGCATTAAAGCGTGCCGATTTAGAAATGGAGGCCTTAACATTAGAGCCTATCGCGGCGATCAATGTGTTAATTCCACCAACTATGCGTCGTTTAAATGTCGCACTTGTAGATATTGGCGCAGGGACATCCGACATCGCGATTACCGACAAGAGTACCGTTGTCGCATACGGTATGGTTCCAACAGCAGGTGATGAAATTACGGAAGCTTTAAGTGACCATTATTTACTCGATTTCCCAATTGCCGAGACAGCAAAGCGACAAATGCAAACAAATGATGAAATTTTAATTCAAGATATTTTAGGCTTTGACCAATACTTCCCTCGCGAAGAAGTATTACAGGCCATTTACCCAGCGATTGAAAACTTAGCCAAATCCATCGGCGAAGAAATTTTACGCCTCAACAATAAAGAAGCTCCAAAAGCAGTTATGCTCGTTGGCGGGGGAAGCTTGACGCCTAACTTAACAGAAGAACTATGCAAAATCCTGAATCTTCCGGCAAATCGTGTTGCCGTTCGTGATGTCAACGCGATTTCGAACTTAACACGTGCTGAGCATATTCTCGCAACACCTGAGCTTGTCACGCCAATTGGAATCGCTATCGCTGCTCAAAAAGCACCCGTCCACTATATGTCATTAACTGTAAATGAGCAGGTCGTGCGCTTATTTGAATTAAAGGATATGACAGTAGGTGACGCCTTTTTAGCGGCGAACATTCGTGCAAAACAACTATACGGTAAACCGGGGCACGGATTGTCTATTACCGTAAACGGTCAGAGTGTCTTCGTCCCAGGTGAACACGGTCAAGCGGCACAAATTTTAGTAAATGGTGAGCCCGCATCGACAAAATCGCAAATTAAGAGTGGCGATCAAATCGAGCTCATTCCAGGACATGATGGTGCTGATGCAAAAGTAACTGTCCGTGAAATTATCGATGGCGCTACTGTCAAATCCGTTACCATTCAGGAAACCTTGTATAAAATTGAACCGAAAGTCTACGTAAATGGCAATATTGTTAACTTGGATACAGCTTTAACGGACCGTGACGTTATTGTAATCGAATCTATTGAAACGATTGAAGACGCCTTTAAGCACACAAATAATTTAAAGCATCTTCAACAATTCAACGCTTATTGTGTGCATATCGATGGGAAACCATTATACTTACCTGAGTTTTCTTCGCAGCTTATGATAAACAATAAGCTTGGTAAAATTAATTATCCTGTTCAAAATGGTGACGTCATCACCTTTAACCAAACTATATTACCAACAGCCGATCAGGTTGCCGCACATTTAAATGTCCTACTAGAAGAAAAAGTAGTGGTTACCTTCCAAAATGAACAGGTAGAGCTAGTCAAGCAAGCGCGTGAATTTTTTGTTAATGGGCAAGTTGTACAAGGTATTTCTACCGTGCCAAATGGAGCAACAATCAAAATTTTAGAAAAAGATACGAGCAAATGGATTTACCAAGATGTTTTCCGCTTTTCAACATGGCAGCTACCGACTACATTTAAAGGCTCATTTACCATTTTACGAAATGGCCAGCCTTCGATGTTTGATGCTGAAATTTTCGGCGGTGACCGTTTAGAAATTGTCTTATCCGAACAAACCGTTTTACAGTAA
- the murC gene encoding UDP-N-acetylmuramate--L-alanine ligase, giving the protein MTRYHFTGIKGSGMSPLAQILFDAGEYVQGSDVDTYYFTEQPLRDRGIAILTFDANNITEGLTVIAGNAFPDEHPELVRARELGVEVIRYHQFLGDYMNRYTSIAITGAHGKTSTTGLMSHVIDGYMPTSFLIGDGTGAGKEDASYFVMEACEYRRHFLAYHPDYAVMTNIDFDHPDYFSDIEDVYSAFQSLALQVNKAIIACGDDEQLQKIQANVPVVYYGFGQENDFAARNVVKTTEGTEFDVYVRNEFYSKFFIPLFGDHTVLNSLAVISLCHYEGIPANLVQERLLTYGGVKRRFTETKIGNVVLVDDYAHHPTEIAATLQSARQKYPDRDVVAVFQPHTFSRTKAFLQDFADSLSPADATYLCDIFGSAREKQGELSIQDLANLIEGCEVLTLETIDHLKKYDNAVFLFMGAGDVHKYQEAFEAILK; this is encoded by the coding sequence ATGACACGCTATCATTTTACTGGTATTAAAGGTTCGGGCATGAGTCCGCTTGCACAAATTTTATTTGATGCGGGAGAGTATGTACAAGGTTCTGATGTTGACACTTATTATTTTACGGAGCAGCCTTTACGTGACCGCGGAATTGCCATTTTAACATTTGATGCAAATAACATTACAGAGGGCTTAACGGTCATTGCAGGGAATGCGTTTCCTGACGAGCATCCTGAATTAGTACGTGCACGTGAATTAGGTGTCGAAGTCATTCGCTACCATCAATTTTTAGGGGATTATATGAATCGTTATACGTCTATAGCGATTACAGGTGCACATGGTAAAACATCGACAACAGGCTTAATGAGTCATGTTATAGATGGCTATATGCCGACTTCATTTTTAATTGGAGATGGCACAGGGGCTGGGAAAGAGGATGCTTCCTATTTTGTAATGGAGGCGTGTGAATATCGTCGTCATTTTTTAGCGTATCACCCAGATTATGCGGTAATGACGAATATCGACTTCGACCACCCGGATTACTTTAGCGATATTGAGGATGTCTATAGTGCATTTCAATCATTAGCGCTTCAAGTAAATAAAGCGATTATTGCTTGTGGGGATGATGAGCAGCTCCAAAAAATTCAAGCAAATGTACCCGTTGTCTACTATGGCTTCGGTCAAGAAAATGATTTTGCAGCACGCAACGTTGTAAAAACGACTGAAGGCACTGAATTTGATGTTTATGTGCGCAATGAGTTTTATAGCAAATTCTTTATTCCACTATTCGGGGATCATACGGTATTGAATTCTCTTGCAGTCATTTCGTTATGCCATTATGAAGGGATTCCAGCAAACTTAGTGCAGGAGCGTCTCTTAACTTATGGCGGAGTGAAACGTCGCTTTACTGAAACAAAAATTGGCAATGTCGTATTAGTGGATGACTATGCACATCACCCAACTGAAATTGCAGCAACCTTACAATCTGCACGTCAAAAATATCCTGACCGTGACGTAGTGGCTGTTTTCCAACCACATACATTCTCACGTACAAAGGCATTTTTACAGGATTTTGCAGATAGCTTGAGCCCGGCAGATGCAACCTATTTATGTGATATTTTTGGCTCAGCACGCGAAAAGCAGGGCGAGCTTTCCATTCAAGATTTAGCAAATTTAATCGAAGGCTGCGAAGTATTAACGTTAGAAACAATCGATCACTTGAAAAAATATGACAATGCGGTATTCCTATTCATGGGGGCAGGCGATGTGCATAAATATCAAGAAGCTTTCGAAGCTATCTTAAAATAA
- a CDS encoding universal stress protein: protein MYKHILLAVDGSENSLRAAQDAVKIATEESFIELISVIPTEGITSQAVHAGTLDQLEADYAQNLAKEQQYVQANHPNSKLTIVHGPAGRMISNYANDNKVDLVVIGCRGLNPMQEMVFGSVSTYVSKNANCSTLLVK from the coding sequence ATGTACAAACATATTTTACTAGCCGTTGACGGTTCTGAAAACTCATTACGCGCAGCACAGGACGCCGTAAAAATTGCTACTGAAGAGTCATTTATTGAACTTATTTCAGTCATTCCAACTGAAGGTATTACTTCACAAGCAGTACACGCAGGTACATTAGATCAATTAGAGGCTGATTATGCTCAAAATTTAGCAAAAGAGCAGCAATATGTCCAAGCAAATCATCCAAATTCAAAATTAACAATCGTGCACGGTCCTGCTGGTCGCATGATTTCAAACTATGCAAATGACAATAAAGTAGACTTAGTCGTTATAGGTTGCCGTGGTTTAAACCCAATGCAAGAAATGGTTTTCGGCAGTGTAAGCACCTATGTATCAAAAAATGCAAACTGCTCGACATTATTAGTGAAATAA
- a CDS encoding SDR family NAD(P)-dependent oxidoreductase: protein MRLKDKVVIITGGAGGIASGMAMAMAKEGAVLALVDINEEAGQKVLAKVREYSPKSIYLTGDLFDVANLPNIVTSVVDQLGKLDVLVNNAHASKQKPFEELTQEDFDLSFGTGFYPTFYLMKAALPYLKETEGSIINFASGAGLNGQPTQAAYAAAKEAIRGITRVAANEWGKYNININLISPISNSPGVEAWKQAFPDMYEATLKGIPLGRWGEPEEDIGRVAVFLASEDARYITGQTMMVDGGSIQLR, encoded by the coding sequence ATGAGATTAAAAGATAAAGTTGTAATTATTACAGGTGGTGCAGGTGGTATCGCATCAGGTATGGCAATGGCGATGGCAAAGGAAGGCGCTGTATTGGCATTAGTGGATATTAATGAAGAAGCAGGCCAAAAAGTACTTGCAAAGGTACGTGAATACTCGCCGAAATCGATTTATTTAACGGGTGATTTATTTGACGTAGCAAACTTACCAAATATCGTAACATCAGTTGTAGATCAATTAGGTAAATTAGATGTATTAGTAAATAATGCACATGCTTCAAAACAAAAACCATTTGAAGAATTAACACAGGAAGATTTTGATTTATCATTTGGTACAGGCTTCTACCCAACATTTTATTTAATGAAAGCGGCTCTGCCATACTTAAAAGAAACAGAAGGGTCAATCATTAACTTCGCTTCGGGTGCTGGTTTAAACGGTCAGCCAACACAAGCTGCATACGCGGCTGCAAAAGAAGCGATTCGTGGAATTACTCGTGTTGCAGCAAACGAGTGGGGGAAATATAATATTAATATTAACTTAATTAGTCCAATTTCAAACAGCCCTGGTGTAGAGGCTTGGAAGCAAGCATTCCCAGACATGTATGAAGCAACATTAAAAGGTATTCCATTAGGTCGCTGGGGTGAGCCAGAAGAAGATATCGGCCGCGTTGCTGTATTTTTAGCATCTGAAGACGCACGCTACATCACGGGCCAAACAATGATGGTTGATGGTGGTTCTATTCAATTACGTTAA
- a CDS encoding acetoin utilization protein AcuC — MKKAVFIYSPDQLNYKFSDTHPFNHKRLHLTIDLLRNIGALSDDDIVPARMATDEEIALAHDPQYIDIVKKAGHGELTSLQGEPFGIGTEDTPMFTNMHEASALLVGGTLQAVDYVLQGKSEHAINLGGGLHHGFRGRASGFCIYNDSSVAIKYIQEKYGLRVLYVDTDAHHGDGVQWSFYDDPNVCTLSIHETGRYLFPGTGNITERGNGEGYGTSFNFPIDAFTEDESFLQVYEQSMREVFEFFKPDVVLTQNGADAHYFDPLTHLYGTMNIYKEIPKLAHKLAHEYCDGRWIAVGGGGYDIWRVVPRAWSYIWTEMTDQQAPTGPLPQAWLDKWQVESPVPFIPTWEDPDPLYEAIPRKAEIEEKNAQMLEKALHMVRSEKNRL; from the coding sequence ATGAAAAAAGCCGTTTTTATTTATTCGCCAGACCAGCTCAATTACAAATTTTCGGACACACACCCGTTTAATCATAAACGCTTACATTTAACCATTGACTTACTTAGAAATATCGGCGCTCTATCCGATGATGACATCGTACCTGCACGAATGGCAACGGACGAAGAAATTGCGCTGGCACACGATCCACAATACATTGATATCGTCAAAAAGGCAGGTCATGGTGAGCTCACTTCACTTCAAGGCGAACCATTCGGCATTGGCACAGAAGATACGCCGATGTTCACCAATATGCACGAGGCAAGTGCACTTCTCGTTGGTGGTACATTACAGGCTGTTGACTATGTGCTACAGGGAAAATCCGAGCACGCTATCAATCTTGGTGGCGGCTTACATCATGGCTTTCGCGGACGCGCATCCGGTTTTTGTATTTATAATGATAGCAGTGTAGCGATTAAATACATTCAAGAAAAATACGGCTTGCGTGTCCTCTATGTCGATACAGATGCACATCATGGAGATGGCGTACAATGGTCGTTTTACGATGACCCGAATGTTTGTACCTTGTCCATTCACGAAACCGGTCGTTATTTATTCCCAGGTACCGGTAATATTACCGAACGTGGCAATGGCGAGGGGTATGGGACTTCATTTAACTTTCCCATTGACGCGTTCACTGAAGATGAAAGCTTTTTACAAGTATATGAGCAATCGATGCGTGAAGTATTTGAATTTTTTAAGCCTGATGTGGTGTTAACACAAAATGGTGCAGATGCCCATTACTTTGACCCACTTACCCATTTATACGGAACGATGAATATTTATAAAGAAATTCCGAAACTGGCACATAAATTAGCCCATGAATATTGCGATGGACGATGGATTGCAGTTGGTGGTGGTGGCTACGATATTTGGCGAGTTGTACCACGCGCTTGGAGTTATATTTGGACAGAAATGACCGACCAACAAGCGCCAACTGGTCCTCTTCCACAAGCTTGGTTAGACAAATGGCAAGTAGAGTCACCGGTACCATTCATTCCAACATGGGAAGACCCAGATCCATTATACGAGGCCATTCCACGTAAAGCTGAAATCGAGGAAAAAAATGCTCAAATGCTAGAAAAAGCCTTACATATGGTTCGTTCAGAGAAAAATCGTTTGTAA
- a CDS encoding YtxH domain-containing protein encodes MTVEQPVNYNTAQDYTQINDAIYGDDKIHAKDFIIGALVGGIVGAATALLLAPKAGSELRNDVAVQAVTLKDKGIELSGTAKEKTAQLSSQLKEQSTTIVEKVKSKTSKQAPILDDGTVSSEGEEPFEEGFEAAIDSIAGEEAHDDVANSTRHTDVE; translated from the coding sequence ATGACGGTAGAACAACCAGTAAATTACAATACAGCTCAAGATTATACACAAATTAATGATGCGATTTATGGGGATGATAAAATTCACGCAAAGGATTTTATTATTGGCGCATTAGTAGGCGGGATTGTAGGGGCAGCAACTGCTTTATTATTAGCACCAAAAGCAGGAAGCGAGCTGCGTAATGATGTAGCCGTTCAAGCGGTAACACTTAAGGATAAAGGGATAGAGCTTTCGGGAACAGCAAAGGAAAAAACGGCACAGCTTTCGTCACAACTTAAGGAGCAATCGACAACGATTGTAGAAAAAGTAAAATCTAAAACTTCTAAACAAGCACCAATCTTGGATGATGGCACGGTATCTTCTGAAGGGGAAGAGCCATTTGAAGAGGGATTCGAAGCCGCAATCGATAGCATTGCCGGCGAGGAAGCTCATGACGATGTTGCTAACTCAACACGTCATACAGATGTAGAATAA
- a CDS encoding DUF948 domain-containing protein, which translates to MEVVLYIAALVAAIGFLVLCISIGMTLFSLKNTLNSIAGTVAGIEGQLEGITRETTTLLTKTNALADDISDKSEKLNSVIHAVKGVGDSVNSLNSSVQKVTSSISTEVHKNEDKIAQVVQWSNVAMGIADQWRQRKPINAEDVVYTSTKTNETPPTTEPKQKFSFLKRK; encoded by the coding sequence ATGGAAGTAGTACTTTATATTGCGGCACTCGTGGCAGCAATCGGCTTTTTAGTATTATGTATCAGTATTGGTATGACACTGTTTTCGCTTAAGAATACATTGAATTCAATCGCGGGAACAGTAGCAGGCATCGAAGGTCAGTTAGAGGGCATCACACGTGAAACAACAACCCTACTAACAAAAACAAATGCTCTAGCAGATGACATTTCGGATAAATCAGAGAAACTAAACTCTGTGATTCATGCAGTAAAAGGGGTTGGCGATTCCGTCAATAGCTTAAACAGTTCGGTACAAAAAGTGACTTCATCAATTTCGACAGAGGTACACAAAAACGAAGATAAAATTGCACAAGTTGTTCAATGGAGCAATGTGGCTATGGGAATTGCTGACCAATGGCGCCAACGCAAGCCGATTAATGCAGAGGATGTTGTTTATACAAGCACCAAAACAAACGAAACACCACCAACGACGGAGCCAAAGCAAAAATTTAGCTTTTTAAAACGTAAATAA